The Agromyces mangrovi genome contains a region encoding:
- the hisI gene encoding phosphoribosyl-AMP cyclohydrolase, with amino-acid sequence MDRAAFNGDGLLPAVIQQWDTGEVLMLGWMDREAMRRTLTEGRVTFWSRSRQEYWRKGDTSGHAQYVREAALDCDGDTLLVRVDQVGVACHTGTRTCFDGDPLEVVAGHAPA; translated from the coding sequence ATGGACCGTGCCGCGTTCAACGGCGACGGGCTGCTGCCCGCGGTCATCCAGCAGTGGGACACCGGCGAGGTGCTCATGCTCGGCTGGATGGACCGCGAGGCGATGCGGCGCACCCTCACCGAGGGGCGCGTGACGTTCTGGTCGCGCTCCCGGCAGGAGTACTGGCGCAAGGGCGACACGTCGGGCCACGCGCAGTACGTGCGCGAGGCCGCTCTCGACTGCGACGGCGATACGCTGTTGGTGCGCGTCGACCAGGTCGGCGTCGCCTGCCACACGGGCACACGCACCTGCTTCGACGGCGACCCGCTCGAGGTCGTCGCAGGCCACGCACCCGCCTGA
- the hisF gene encoding imidazole glycerol phosphate synthase subunit HisF, protein MSVAVRVIPCLDVAGGRVVKGVNFRDLRDAGDPVELARLYGEQGADELCFLDVTATVDDRSTTYEVVQATAEQVFIPLTVGGGIRSVEDVARLQGHGADKVGVNSAAIARPALIGEIADRFGSQVLVLSLDVKRSDATESGFVVTTHGGRTETTLDALAWATQAIELGVGELLVNSIDADGTKQGFDAELVALMHELSSVPVIASGGAGAVEHFAPAVAAGADAVLAASVFHNRELTIGEVKDALAADGRTVRR, encoded by the coding sequence ATGTCCGTCGCGGTCCGCGTCATCCCGTGCCTCGACGTGGCCGGCGGCCGCGTGGTGAAGGGCGTCAACTTCCGCGACCTGCGCGACGCGGGCGACCCCGTCGAGCTCGCGCGGCTGTACGGCGAGCAGGGCGCCGACGAGCTGTGCTTCCTCGACGTCACGGCGACCGTCGACGACCGTTCGACCACGTACGAGGTGGTCCAGGCCACCGCGGAGCAGGTGTTCATCCCGCTCACGGTCGGGGGCGGCATCCGCTCGGTCGAGGACGTCGCGCGCCTGCAGGGCCACGGTGCCGACAAGGTGGGCGTGAACAGCGCCGCCATCGCCCGCCCCGCGCTGATCGGCGAGATCGCCGACCGGTTCGGCTCGCAGGTGCTCGTGCTGTCGCTCGACGTGAAGCGGTCGGATGCCACCGAGTCGGGGTTCGTCGTGACGACCCACGGCGGCCGTACCGAGACGACGCTCGACGCGCTCGCCTGGGCGACGCAGGCCATCGAGCTGGGCGTGGGCGAGCTGCTCGTCAACTCCATCGACGCCGACGGCACCAAGCAGGGCTTCGACGCCGAGCTGGTCGCGCTCATGCACGAGCTGTCGTCGGTGCCCGTGATCGCCTCCGGCGGGGCGGGCGCGGTGGAGCACTTCGCCCCGGCGGTGGCCGCGGGGGCCGACGCCGTGCTGGCGGCATCCGTGTTCCACAATCGAGAGCTCACGATCGGCGAGGTCAAGGACGCCCTCGCCGCCGACGGGAGGACGGTGCGACGATGA
- the hisG gene encoding ATP phosphoribosyltransferase has translation MLRIAVPNKGSLSETAAQMLHEAGYTGRRDSRELVVADPRNDVEFFYLRPRDIATYVGSGALDVGITGRDLLLDSGSDASEIAELGFGGSTFRFAGTPGAFSELSDLQGVRVATSYPGLVGAFLERHGVASDLVRLDGAVESAVRLGVADAVADVVSTGGTLRKAGLEIFGPVILDSTAVLIGSGTHAPGTTTLVRRLNGVIVAREYVMLDYDVPMSLLEQATAVAPGFESPTVSPLHDREWAAVRVMIKRTDTNHVMDALYELGARAILVSAIHAARL, from the coding sequence ATGCTGAGAATCGCAGTGCCCAACAAGGGCTCCCTCTCCGAGACCGCCGCGCAGATGCTGCACGAGGCCGGGTACACCGGTCGTCGCGACTCGCGCGAGCTCGTCGTCGCCGACCCGCGCAACGACGTCGAGTTCTTCTACCTCCGCCCGCGCGACATCGCCACGTACGTCGGCTCGGGCGCGCTCGACGTCGGCATCACGGGTCGCGACCTGCTGCTCGACTCGGGGTCGGATGCCTCCGAGATCGCCGAGCTCGGCTTCGGCGGCTCGACCTTCCGCTTCGCCGGCACGCCCGGCGCGTTCTCCGAGCTGTCCGACCTCCAGGGCGTGCGCGTGGCGACGAGCTACCCGGGCCTCGTCGGCGCCTTCCTCGAGCGCCACGGCGTGGCATCCGACCTCGTGCGCCTCGACGGCGCGGTCGAGTCGGCCGTGCGCCTGGGCGTCGCCGACGCGGTCGCCGACGTCGTCTCGACCGGCGGCACGCTGCGCAAGGCGGGCCTGGAGATCTTCGGCCCGGTGATCCTCGACTCGACCGCCGTGCTCATCGGCTCGGGCACGCACGCGCCGGGCACGACCACGCTGGTGCGACGCCTCAACGGCGTGATCGTGGCGCGCGAGTACGTGATGCTCGACTACGACGTGCCCATGAGCCTGCTCGAGCAGGCGACCGCGGTGGCGCCCGGCTTCGAGTCGCCGACCGTCTCGCCGCTGCACGACCGCGAGTGGGCGGCCGTGCGGGTCATGATCAAGCGCACCGACACGAACCACGTGATGGACGCGCTCTACGAGCTCGGCGCGCGGGCGATCCTCGTCAGCGCCATCCACGCGGCGAGGCTCTGA
- a CDS encoding phosphoribosyl-ATP diphosphatase, producing the protein MKTFDALFAELSEKARTRPEGSGTVAALDAGVHQIGKKVVEEAAEVWMAAEYQSDDETAEEISQLLYHLQVLMLARGLEPADVYRHL; encoded by the coding sequence GTGAAGACGTTCGATGCCCTGTTCGCCGAGCTGAGCGAGAAGGCCCGCACCCGTCCCGAGGGCTCGGGCACGGTCGCGGCGCTCGACGCCGGCGTGCACCAGATCGGCAAGAAGGTCGTCGAGGAGGCGGCCGAGGTCTGGATGGCCGCGGAGTACCAGAGCGACGACGAGACGGCCGAGGAGATCTCGCAGCTGCTGTACCACCTGCAGGTGCTGATGCTGGCGCGCGGCCTCGAGCCGGCGGACGTCTACCGACATCTGTGA
- the rpe gene encoding ribulose-phosphate 3-epimerase codes for MTTRINPSILAADFANLERELGRIATADLVHVDIMDNHFVPNLTFGLTMVERLQQVSPIPLDVHLMIDDPDAWAPGYAEAGAASVTFHAEAAADPVALARRLRAIGARAGIALKPGTEPDDVLEVLHEFDQVLVMTVEPGFGGQSFMPQTMPKLRRVADAVAASGLDVWLQVDGGIAADTIGIAAEAGADTFVAGSAVYGGDPTARIAELRAEAAKHTHAHR; via the coding sequence ATGACCACGCGGATCAACCCAAGCATCCTCGCGGCCGACTTCGCCAACCTCGAGCGCGAGCTCGGGCGCATCGCGACGGCGGACCTCGTGCACGTCGACATCATGGACAACCACTTCGTGCCGAACCTCACGTTCGGCCTGACCATGGTGGAGCGCCTGCAGCAGGTGTCGCCGATCCCGCTCGACGTGCACCTCATGATCGACGATCCCGACGCCTGGGCGCCCGGCTACGCGGAGGCGGGCGCCGCGTCGGTCACGTTCCACGCCGAGGCGGCGGCCGACCCCGTCGCGCTCGCCCGGCGGCTCCGCGCGATCGGTGCGCGCGCCGGCATCGCGCTGAAGCCCGGCACCGAGCCCGACGACGTGCTCGAGGTGCTGCACGAGTTCGACCAGGTACTCGTCATGACCGTCGAGCCGGGCTTCGGCGGCCAGTCGTTCATGCCCCAGACCATGCCGAAGCTGCGTCGCGTCGCCGACGCGGTCGCCGCGTCGGGGCTCGACGTGTGGCTGCAGGTCGACGGCGGCATCGCGGCCGACACGATCGGCATCGCCGCCGAGGCGGGCGCGGACACGTTCGTCGCCGGCTCGGCGGTGTACGGCGGCGACCCGACGGCGCGCATCGCGGAGCTGCGCGCCGAGGCGGCGAAGCACACCCACGCGCACCGGTAG
- a CDS encoding RsmB/NOP family class I SAM-dependent RNA methyltransferase, producing the protein MSGGRQRRDGSRRDGGGRATRVSPARLVAAEVLLAVRESDAYANLLLPTRIARAGLSEADAGLATELTYGTLRMSGYYDRIIAIAAGRAIDRIDPAVLDVLRLGTHQLLATRVPTHAAVNESVDLVRAMGAPAASGFVNGVLRGISRVSADAWATRVREAADGPDDALAALSSHPAWVVRALRTSLDHEHRADELDELLAADNAAPAVNYAVLGGADAAKPATLGDPDRFSPIGFTSTGGDPTRALAGHEGRVRVQDEGSQLAALALTRARAVRAGERWLDLCAGPGGKTAVLASEARAGGAVLEANEVVPARAQLVRRALDGVDDAVEVHERDGRVYGDEHPGAFDRILLDAPCTGLGALRRRPEARWRKSPDDVAELTALQSQLVDSAVAALAPGGLLAYVTCSPHTAETRAIVRQALRRHDDLERADVHAVLGDVALHPLELTGDAGEAQLWPHRHGCDAMFIALLAKREPEASIGSQS; encoded by the coding sequence ATGAGCGGCGGCCGGCAGCGCCGCGACGGCTCGCGGCGCGACGGCGGCGGCCGGGCCACGCGCGTCTCGCCCGCCCGCCTCGTCGCGGCCGAGGTGCTGCTCGCGGTGCGCGAGTCCGACGCGTACGCGAACCTGCTGCTGCCGACGCGCATCGCGCGGGCCGGGCTCTCCGAGGCCGACGCGGGCCTCGCGACCGAGCTCACGTACGGCACGCTCCGCATGTCGGGGTACTACGACCGCATCATCGCCATCGCCGCGGGTCGCGCGATCGACCGCATCGACCCGGCCGTGCTCGACGTGCTGCGCCTCGGCACCCACCAGCTGCTCGCGACGCGCGTGCCGACCCACGCCGCCGTGAACGAGTCCGTCGACCTGGTGCGTGCCATGGGCGCGCCGGCGGCGAGCGGCTTCGTCAACGGCGTGCTGCGCGGCATCTCGCGCGTCTCGGCCGACGCGTGGGCGACTCGCGTGCGCGAGGCGGCGGACGGCCCCGACGACGCGCTCGCGGCGCTGTCGTCGCACCCGGCATGGGTGGTCCGCGCGCTGCGCACCTCGCTCGACCACGAGCACCGCGCCGACGAGCTCGACGAGCTGCTCGCCGCCGACAACGCCGCGCCCGCGGTGAACTACGCGGTGCTGGGCGGGGCGGATGCCGCGAAGCCGGCCACCCTCGGCGACCCCGACCGGTTCTCGCCGATCGGGTTCACGTCGACCGGCGGCGACCCGACCCGGGCGCTCGCGGGTCACGAGGGTCGCGTGCGCGTGCAGGACGAGGGCTCGCAGCTCGCGGCGCTCGCGCTGACCCGTGCCCGCGCGGTGCGGGCGGGGGAGCGCTGGCTCGACCTCTGCGCGGGGCCTGGCGGCAAGACGGCGGTGCTCGCGTCGGAGGCCCGCGCGGGCGGGGCCGTGCTCGAGGCGAACGAGGTGGTGCCGGCCCGAGCGCAGCTCGTGCGCCGAGCCCTCGACGGCGTCGACGACGCGGTCGAGGTGCACGAGCGCGACGGGCGCGTGTACGGCGACGAGCACCCCGGCGCGTTCGACCGCATCCTGCTCGACGCGCCCTGCACGGGCCTCGGTGCGCTCCGTCGCCGTCCCGAGGCGCGCTGGCGGAAGTCGCCCGACGACGTCGCCGAGCTCACCGCACTGCAGTCCCAGCTCGTCGACTCGGCCGTCGCCGCGCTCGCGCCGGGCGGGCTGCTCGCCTACGTGACCTGCTCCCCGCACACGGCCGAGACCCGGGCGATCGTGCGCCAGGCGCTCCGCCGGCACGACGACCTCGAGCGGGCCGACGTGCACGCCGTGCTCGGCGATGTGGCGCTGCATCCGCTCGAGCTCACGGGCGATGCGGGGGAGGCGCAGCTCTGGCCGCACCGGCACGGATGCGACGCCATGTTCATCGCACTGCTGGCGAAGCGCGAGCCCGAGGCGTCGATAGGCTCGCAGTCATGA